The Quercus lobata isolate SW786 chromosome 4, ValleyOak3.0 Primary Assembly, whole genome shotgun sequence genome segment TTACAGGAAATAGCCTAAAGATCAATGTTCGAGTCCTATCAACCCACTGATGAGGGCAAGCTTAGAGTCAAGAAGTTAGAGAAGGAGAAAATATTATTCCCCTTTCATAGCTTCCATCAATAGTCATACCTTACCTtccaagttcaagatgccttcCTTGGATTCGTATGATGGAACACGTGACTCGTGTGATCACATTGCAACCTTCAAGACcacaatgcaccttcaaggagttcCAAATGAGAtaatgtgtagggccttcccaaCCACCCTTAAGGGGCCAGCATGAGTGTGGATCAGTAAAATACCTCCGGATACTGTTGGTTCTTTCAAGGAGTTAAATAAGTTGTTCGTCAACAACTTTATTGGAGGACAAAGGCATAAACGCTTTTAGTCCAGTCTGTTGACTATAGAACAAGGAGAAAATGAGAGCTTGTGGTCCTTCATCACTCGCTTCAACAGGAAAGCCCTGATGGTAGACGAGATGGATGACACGTTGCTGTTGGTAGCCTTCCACAATGGAGTTAGTTCGAATGTATTCATCCGTAAGCTTTATGATCAGGAACCACAAACCATGGCTGAACTCGTCCATTCAGCCCAAAACTTATGAATGCAAAGGGTGCAATCATTgccaagaagagaaagagagcagAGCGAATGGAAGCTGATCTCCCATGCCATCCTGACCAAGGCCTTCGTCCAAAGAAGGCCCGGATGGGAGAGAAGAAAAACAACAGGAAGGCAGGTTTGTTTTCAAGAAGGAGTCAGCACTACACGCTCTTGAATGTTCCACTTGATCAAGtgcttatgcaaatcaaggattaCCCATCCTTGAAGTGGCTAGAGAAGATGAAGGGAGATCCTAATAAGCACAATAAGAACAAGTATTGCCGCTTCCACAaggaccatgggcatgacaCGGACGAGTGCTATGTCTTAAAGTAGCAGATAGAGAATCTTATCAGGCATggaaagttgaggaattttcTTGGATGAGATCATAAAGACGAGAAGTTGAAAGGAAAGGTAGAAGAACCATCATGGCCCTCACTTGGAGAAATAAGAGTTATTGTAGGAGGAACTTCAACAGGACAATCTTCCAAGTCAAGAAAGACATACCTGAAGGTGGTGCAGAATGTCCAACTCTCTAGACGACCACCAAGGACGAGGGGGGCAGACGAGGAGAATGAAGAGCAACTTTGTCTTAACCTCGATctaatagacgaggtaaggATGGATGTAGAGCAGAGGACAGCAAGATATAAAAATCTTATGGCTAGAcaatatgatgcaatggtgaaaCCTAGGTGTTTCAACATTGAGGACCTCGTCCTTAAAAGGGTCTCTTTGGCAACCAGAAATCCGGCTCATGGAAAACTAGGGcctaactgggaaggaccctacagggTTGTCAATTGCAAAAGACAAGGATCATACTACTTGGAAGCCCTAGACGGACAGAAGCTAGAgcacccttggaatgttgaaCATCGAAGAAGATAGTATCAATGAACGAAGTTGGAGTTATGTGTTACTTCcctcatttttatttatgtttattgcTAGTACTacatgtttttaatattttaattccctAAAAAGTGCATTAGTTTCCAACTTCTACGCTGTCTATGGACGAAATTGTGATGGACGAAGTCATGGACTATCAGTGACGAAGTCATGGACGAAGTCATGGACGAAATTGTACATAAGTATTTTTAATTCCCTAAAGGCACTAGCTTCTAAGCATGTGCCATGCTTGTGGACGATGTTTATATTGTGTATATACAGTTTGGATTCCCAATGTATACAATGTTGTGTGAATTCCTAATTTTCATGTTGTTTTCATTCAAACTAATCCACAAGAAGGCTAAAAGCCCAAGACGAGTAAAATCTCTGGACGCAGGGATGTAACGTCTATAAGCTTTCCTTAAAATAAGgataaagcaaagaaaaataaacctaaGGTATATTCGTCTAATCAATGGACGAGGTAAAACCTAAGCTATATTTGTCTAACCAATGGACGAGGAAAAATATGCacgtaaaaatattcaaaatccaTGGATGAATTTGACCAGCTAAACAATCCAATCTTTGGACGAGTAAATGCTGGCAACATCTTGCCCAAAGACGAGTAAAGGACCGTCCAGCCTATGGATGAGGGATAATGCAAGCTATAAGTCAAATCTATGGATGAATAAAGCTAGCAAAAGAAATACCATTCATAGACAAgttatacttgtaaaatttaaagaatggtAAAAGTGttgaacataaaaaattattctaacaTGGACGAGCTAAATGCCTTCATGAGTGGACGGACCACacttaaaaaccataaaaaacgaCATGGACGATGTAAACAGAGGAAATTCGTTCATATAGTTAAGACGAGATAAAATGTCTTATAAGTGGATGGACCACACTTAAAACCATAGAAATAACATGGACGATGTAAACAAGGGAAATTTCGTTCATACATAAAGCATATAACATATTCAACACCAAATGAAGAATGAAAATGGAAGTAAATATTCAttcataaaacataaaaagggTAGACGACCATCATCCAAAAACCCTTAAATTGTACATGCCAATGAAGGCAGTTGTATCTGTTATCATACATCCATACATTTGGACGAGAAGATTGTAATtagataaaacttaaaataagccccccccaaaaaaaaaaaagggcaccatgaacaatatataaaaacaaagttaaaTTGAAGATTACTTTGATAAACCACTGAGAGCATCCCCAGACTTTGGATCATCCTTGGAAGGCTCAGTAGAGGCATCGTCCATGATATTTACATCCTCAGAGCTCGTCTGAAGCAAAGAACTCTCAGCAGAAATTGGAACCTTGAAGACATTAAAGTCCATCTTAGGATAGGCTTCCTTAACATCAAAGTGAAAGTCCTCGTAGCCAGCAGCATATTGCTCGTCCAGACGCCTAGTGAACTCGTCAGACATTTTGAAGGCTTCAATTGCTTCGTCCATTGCTTTCTCTAAGGACGAGGATAACTCGGCATTTTCCTTTAAGGTGACCAACACGAGTCTCCTTAAGCTCCTCAACTTGATTCCCCAGCTCCCTCTCTACTTCCAGAAGACAAGTAAGCTCCTCGCCAAGCCTGATCCTCTCCCTTTTTCAGACAAAGCTCGTCCTCCAACTCGTTCTTTTTTGCCAGAACCTTAACATCATCACTCAACTCCCTAGCTTGCTAGGACGTAGCATAAAACTTTTCCATTGCCTGACATAGGAATGGACGAGGAAGAGTTAaaaattctctttaaaaaaaaaaaatcaacaaagaaaatgCATGGCCTTCGTCCAACACCAAGATAGGAGGAGCCTAAACAAGAGTTGAAGGATGAGTCTTGCGAGGAGGTCTACCAACAAAAGGATGAAGAGCTTCAGTCTGGATGGCTGAAGGAGGAACTTCAGAAGAGACCAAGTTCACAGCCAGTCCGTCCAGGTATGCCATCGCATCTTTGGATTTGGGGGCCTTGTACGAGGGGGTCATAGAAGGGGGCTTGTTAGTTCTGACCTTCTTCAGATGTCGACGACTAGTAAGGTTTCTAAGGTCCACATCAATGGAGATACCCTTCCTCTTCCAAGCATGAGGTTGGATGGTGGGGCTCTAGACGACCAAAGGAACTAGTTTGTCCTAGAGAACTTGGACTTCCTCCTCCTCAATCCCACTGGCAACATTCTTACCCTTGTTCTCCTTCATGGTGACTAGTCCTATATTGAAGAAAGCATGAAGAATTGGAcgactaaaaaaaataaaaaaaaaaaattttgaaagacgACTCTTACTTCGATGAGTGGTCTCCTCGTGAATGATATTCTCCTTAGTGGGCTCAAGACGACGAAGCGTTGCCAAATTATGGAAGGACCTATCAAGATAACTGCGAGCTTTTTCTATAGTCGTCTAAGTGTGGACGAGTAACAACTGCATGGACGAGAAGAATTGTTAGATGAGGGAAAGAGCAAATGAAAAGATGAAGTAACTTCAAAGAAAACATACCCTCAGGACGAAGACGACCTAAAGCACTGGTAAAAGGAGGGAACTGAGTTCTATTTACATCAATTGGGTCCCCAGCCCAATTTCCAAAGACGAAGAAAAATTTCGTCTTCCGTAACCTATTAGAAGAACTACGACCCCTAATCAACTATAGATGACATTCTCCTACTCGTCTTGAGAAGGAGTCTTGGATGATTTAGCCCTCTTTGACGAGCTAGCTCTAGAACTGGAAGTTATCCTCTGCCTCATCTCTTCCTGGAAGACCTCCAAAGGAACTCCAAGAGCCCCAGACCAATAATGCTCATCTTGGGAACTAAAGCTACTACTACTACTCTTAGTGCTACTGCTACTTCCATTGGACTCATCCTGATACTCGTCTATTGCTCTCACAGTACTACCACTAGATGAAGACATGATAGGAAAAATACAGAATTTTCTAAGGCAAACCTAAGgacgaagaaaaagaagaagtaccTGACGAAAGCCTATGGACAAGGATGACTAGACAAGGCTCCTGGACGAGATGGCAGAGGAAAATATCAGAAAAATGAGAGGGCAAGAGAGAGATTGTACCAATTTATAAGCACCAAGTCAATGGGTTGATGTGGACCAACCAGAAGCTGACATGTGGCAATCTCCTCAGTAAACGAATCGACATAATACGTTGACCAATGAGATCATAACATGTAGCACAATCTGAGGTGTCAAAAATCGACAACAACAATGACACCACGTGGCATGCCAATTGACTAATGAAACATCGACACATGCCAAAAATGAACAATGAACAAGAATTTTGCTATAGTGACTTAGACAACTCATGGACAAAGGGGGCAATTGATGGTGAACTAAAAAACGGACCATCTCCAGTTCGTCCATAGagtcgtccaagaccagaaaggtcgtccaagaccagagAGGTCGTCCATAACCAGagaggtcgtccaagaccaaaagggtcgtccaagaccacaagggtcgtccaagaccaaAGAGGTCGTCCATGACCAGAGAGGTCGTCCATGACCAGAGtggtcgtccaagaccagaagGGTCGTCCAAGACCCAGAAGGTCGTTTGGGTCATCCAAGACTCGGAAGGTCGTCCAAGACTCGGaaggtcgtccaagaccagaatGGTCATCCAAGACCAGAatggtcgtccaagaccagaatGGTCGTCCAAGACCAAAGGGTCGTCCATGACCAGaaaggtcgtccaagaccagagAGGTCGTCCATGACCAGAggggtcgtccaagaccagaagGGTCGTCCAAGACCCAGAAGGTCGTTTGGGTCATCCAAGACTCGGaaggtcgtccaagaccagaagggtcgtccaagaccagaatGGTCATCAAGACCAGAatggtcgtccaagaccagaatagtcgtccaagaccagaatGGTCGTCCAAGACCAAAGGGTCGTCCATGACCAGaaaggtcgtccaagaccagagAGGTCGTCCATGACCAGAggggtcgtccaagaccagaagggtcgtccaagaccagaagGGTCGTCCAAGACCCAGAAGGTCGTTTGGGTCATCCAAGACCCGGaaggtcgtccaagaccagaatGGTCGTCCAAGACCATAAGGGTCGTCCATGACCAAaagggtcgtccaagaccaaaagggtcgtccaagaccacaagggtcgtccaagaccaaAAAGGTCATCCAAGACCAGagaggtcgtccaagaccagaagGGTCGTCCACGACCAGAAGGTTCGTCCAGGACCAGAAAGGTCATCCAAGACCATAAGGGTCGTCTAGCTTATGAAGTGACCTAGACGATCTCCCAACACTTAGGAAAAATTCCGAAGATGGATTTGTCTACACCAGCCTGTAATTCAGACCACGCGTTACTATTTTATCTTCTTCATCGCTATGGCAGTTATAGAAGATAAGACTTCTTATTCTAACTGCTATAGCGGTTGTGGGAGTTGAGTCTGAATCTTCGGAATCTCCATGAATATTGGGGCGGTTACTAAACAAGTAACCGCTATAAGGCCTACTATATAAAGACTCATCCATGCAAAATAAGAGGGAGTTTTTTCACTATTACATAAAAGTTGGGAATTCTTGAGTTTCCAAAACACAAagactaacttaagcatcggagggttcttggccggtTCACCCCGGTCACCTTTGatattgtgtttctttcttttcaggcctTTCAAGCAACCATTAGCCCATTGAAGCCCggagcattcagcctactgattttttgtgcatcatcagttACAatatgctcactaagacgtgatataaagttcaaataagctcaaaaattacataCTTAGATGGCTATcaaagcctctaagacttgcaaaatttgaatctttttgaatccaagtatgtgttATAGtagctgtttctgggatacggAGAGATATTTTactactttctttgagtttttcgaCAGAACTTTCTCAATGATTCTGTTGTGATTTTCTATTGCTTTTTCTCACCCGAAATTCCTCCCTTTTGTCGGCTGCTTCCCCACCCCCCCTTTTATAGTGTTATTTTAGAGTCCCGGGAAACTATTgattcccctgttttgctcCCTGGGTACCAGAGCTTGTTTTGTGCCCATCGCCCAAAAGgttgagccttttttttttttttttttttccttttggtgtTGTTTCTTCGAAAGCCCATGGCTAACTTTCCATTCCGAAGTGCACTTGTTTCTGATGTCACGTTCCTTATGGTTCAGCTTTTGGTTGTCCTTCCTCTTTGTCATTTTCCTAAGTGGGCGGAATCCAACTATGCTGATTCGAAAGTTTTTTGCTGCTACTTCCTTTTTTATAGCTCCTTATTCTGGTTCCCTGAGGTACCGTTCCTTTGCATTGTGAGAGGTTACTCTAggctttctcctttttcttgttGGATCTCTGGTACCTGAGAAGGACGTATCTGtcctttgtttctttgtgtttttttggcGTTTCCTTTGAGCTGTCTTAATCCTGTCTTAGCTGTGCTACATGCCTTGGGGATCCCGAGCCTTTGGCAGCCTCTGGGGATCCCGACTTAGCTTTTTACGCTGGTTCTTCTCCAATCTTCTGATCTGggcctcttttctttttcttccttcttttctcataGGCTTTAGGGCTTGTCTTTTTATggtttttgggcttcaagccttttgggcttaccacctctttttaatttcattttctatgGCCCATTGTGGTATTTCTTTGGGCCTGGTTGCTAtgattttttagacctcaacacacgtaatataagaaaaattaggtgacaagttattttttttcctattttaaattaaatgatttgaagtttataatttgaataaataacttatttaaatagCTATTAAATTCTTGTaattactctatttttttatttaaaattaaaatttatataagataaaattaATATTCATTTGTATGAATCAAGTCATTTCACATGACAAAATGGAATAGACtcatttaatttgttaataatatCAACCCAGCATGATCCaacagccaaaaaataaaaaaaattgttatgctCATGGATCTTGTCAAACATTCCCACCCTAATaagttttgggaaaaagaagaggaaaaaaaaaaaacccgtaTCCAAATTTGGTTTGTAAGGAGGGTTTCCTCTTAATTAACTCTTAAACCCCACTTACATTGTCCACTTAGTGAACTAATTCATGTAACTTTACATAGTACTACTATTCATGTAAACTAATCAATGAGTCTTAGACTGGTTGGACTGGACTGAACCGAACAGTAACTACAATAATTTTGTCTCTCtctgatatatatattgttaatcAAATTACTACTGGCTTTGTTTTGTATACTTATTATATGGCTATTGGATTATGCAGTGGACATAGTGGCAGTGACGAAGATGTGGATGTTGTTGATGATGCTACAAAGGTGTAGTTGGCCAAGCATTAGAGGTAGCAAATGCACTTAGTGGGGATGAAGCCAGTCAGCTCGAGGTATGTAATAGCAAAACAGGTTTGGATATATGAGGAATCTGATGATGGTGATCCAAACATGTTTTGTGTTCACCATGATTTCATCATTTCTACAAATCCACtttgtactttgtttttcatctttCCTATTGTAATAAAGATATAGTTGTCAATGGGATTGCTCAGTATTCAAACCTGATTGAAATTTGATCTACTatctgttaattttttttttcttaaaaatatgaCCCGAAATTGATTGGGCAAAAGCTAAAAATTGTAAGCCCAATTGTGTGGACCTAAACTTGTAATCCAAATTGATACTAACTTGATTGAACCAGCTTGTCCACTCAACCTTTTTAGTCAATTCTGGTCAAGGCTTTTgacaaaccaaaaacaaaaggccCAATTGGACCGAAATCACCACCtaaatcattaatttttattttatgtcatgATGATATATCGAATCTCTCACAAGAGAATGAGTCTCGCAcgataatatattaaatttctctCACAAGAGAGTGGATCATTCCCTTGTAgagatatttgatatttcacaaTACGTGCAAACTTAAATTATCCATAGGAGAATGtagatttattaatttttcaataattctTATTTGTCATGGTAGAAATTTTTAGTGATACAACATTGAAGCATATGAGATCCAAATTtatgcctcttttttttcttcatccatAACATTACACAAACTACAGTTCATAGATTTGCAGATAGTCTCTTCATCCAATATACGCTGCAGGTGGGACATTGAAAGCTGCAATAGATGTAACCAAAGATTAGCAAAACATGTAATACCAAAATGCGATCCACATGACCATAAGAAAGCTactttttttgggttcaagAAAAGCAAAAGCAACTTAAGCCATAGATCAAAATGGCTTCCAGTGAACCATTACAAATcaaaactacaaaaacaaaaatagtataTTCCTTTTCATTCAAGTCAAAATAAGTCGAGTTATGTGCGTTTGGATTaacttttttgttgaaaacttatTTGTATATTTGTTAAAGGTTGTAAAAAATATGGTTATACTTTGGTTAAAAATTAATCCAAACTCATGCTAATCTATCAACTCATCACTAGAAAATACACCATACGCAAAATTCATTTTGAAATACCATATGGAGCAAAAGGGACATAAATTGTGGAGGCACTATATATTAAGAGTTATATGGCCCAAAGAGTTTCTTACCTCCACACTTAGAACCAGGGGCCAGTGGCTTGCCACAAGTCTTTGCTACAAAGACCACTTTTTCCATGTCAATCGTCTTCTCAATCTCCGCGGTCATTCGCTTGCACACGCATGGAATGTCTGCTTTCTTGATAACATCGCAGCATTGTGGAGATGGTTTTATCTTTGGACCATCCTTTTTAACGTAAGAAGCACATTGAGAGATCAAACCCTGCACATCATTTTGACAATCTTGGCCAACAACATTGTTACTAGAGGACAGAATCACAGTAATGGCGAAGAAAGCTAAAAGGAAGATGTTAGTATTGAAGTACATTGCCATATCTATTTTCTCTTTGAAGTTTGAatgtatgtgtatatgtatatgttggTTGCTTCATTGGGTGGTGAGAGTTGGTTTTTATAGGGGTTTGGATGGAAAGATTAGGATGAAACTTAGCATTTGAGCCTTGAAAATTGGGCTCATTTTGTGCAGAGAAACATGCGTTACTTCTGGTGCAAATGGGTTGATGCATGTGAACCAGATTATTCTTCATGCTAAAATACAAGGAAAGAGCTAGCTTGCTTTGGTTATCTTTTGGGAAGTTGAGCCTTTGGCATGCAATGCATGTGAGGTCTGAACATAACTTTCATAGGCCAATGATGTAAAAAGCTATTGTAACGGCTAGCTTAAACTTGTTTTAACTACAATTTTATCTCCAGCATTGTTcagtcctttttatttttttcgttTATGAATTatcaaatgatttttattttcctttctacttctattttttttaatgaaaaaactgaaaatatacttcttttttatttatttataagaatcTGAAATATTATACAAGATAAATTgcttaacacttttttttttcatatataacaatgtattaatgaaaatgCGCGTAACACTAAATTACATATAAATAATACATGTAATTTAAATGTTCTTATTAGGTaccttttattatatatttttctcatcaaattttcctttatatattcCTTTATCAATTGTTTGGATAAAGACAAAAGCTTAATTACTGatgatatcaaatttatcaacaaactcactcttttttttttttttccacgttTGTTAtatcaactttaaaaaaaaaaaaaaaaaatccctctcaTATTTCCTTACGGTCATAATTTaggttctttttctcttttttggtttaaaagaaatctatttttgttttgtcaatattaacttctttttttcttattaacttTTCCTCCATTGCTTTATCAATTGTTTGGATAAAGACAAAAGCTTAATTATTGATATCAACaaatcaaactttttattttattttattttttcatttttttgatttCCACGTTTGTtatatcaacttaaaaaaaaaaaaaaaatctgtcatATTTCCTTACGGGCATAATTTatgttctattcttttttttttttctttccaaaaaaaaaaaaaatctatgttttGTTATGTtgatattaacttttttttttttttttggggcattCTATCGGATTTTgttctctcaactctcaagctCTTAAAGGTAACTTGCTCCAAatcagttactttttttttcttcacttcttttATTCTATCCTAAAATCAATAACTACAttgaagaaatttaaaattctacttcaacaaaaattacactaccaaaattttaaagcaatttaaaataaaatttaacatttataatCAAAATCATATCTCTAAGCACCATGCAATAAGATGTCctcctaaaattaaaatttactcCTCTGtagtttatttttatcacaAGTTAATCAATCCACAAACTTTAAATTGTTATATTTGACCCCTTAATGTttgaattagaataaaaaaatgttaaggtTTTGTCCAAATTAATAGATTTCGTAGTTGTGGATAAAAGATTTCCCAGTCACAATTTAGTCTCACAAGTTTTCTCAATTGCTACATTTTGACCCTttaaagtttggattttttatatattcaatagttacaacaataattaaagagATTTGAACATGATTTTCCTAATAGGCTAATAAAGAAGAATATACTATGTTATTGAACTATAAGGCTCTTGGCCCTAAAGCttggattaaaatgaaattgttaagGATACTTTGGATGAAACTTCAATGATTTCATTTTAGTTTAAACCTTGGGGTCAaatgtaataattaaatattttgtatacTAAATTGTGTTAGTGCCAAATTACAGggaaataattttagttatcttgaaattttatttttgtgatcaTGCTTGTTTTTAGCCTAAATTAATTAGTGAagcgagttttttttttaatagatattgtggggcgcaaatgatttatgggccaggcccatctacccagggagagtccaaaggcccaagccgaggaggattatggcccaagttcaacgaaatagcctttgggtaccgccgagggtagttcagtcctcggcagacccacagtacccccaaagggaagggtaaaaacggtataggactggaacatggaagaaagatctaaaatatccagggaaagctgctattattgtcatttaatgttctgaacccgacagggccgcattctttggctcttacaaccacccccaacgactttgggggatggactgatgggacaagtatcagccttggaaagattgaccctacacgtggatgaaggataagggacacaggcgagtataaaaggaaaactaagtaactttgggaaggggctgggaaaaatggccaaaaacgagagcctcccagcccacctccaggagaagtactctaggggtgacaatcgtttaaccttgtatgaacgccatgaaaaacccatcgcctatcgatcaaggcctagcctttcaaacccacgctctacaaatgatattgttagggccgttttacgtgcgaacccgacactgttacggtccgccacgaatcgagACCCTACAGATATGATgaaatttcaacctatgacgtctattttataatgaatactttttaagtttttatcataaaaaaacaATATGCCTTTGGAACCAAATCTAAGACTCCCAACAACAATGTATATGCTCAGCTCAACAGTGCTATTCGTTATGGTGTTTTATGCGAACCCCAATTCACGAAGACTCATATTAAACACTTACATGCCATTGTCATTGATGGCTGGGTATGGCTTATTTTGTCCGTTTGCTTGTCAAGGTTGTTCATGAATTTTATCCAAAACTCGTCTCCTTGGCTAGAGACAACGGTTGGTCTGGGTCACTAAGGAGATGAT includes the following:
- the LOC115983541 gene encoding male-cone protein 1-like, producing MAMYFNTNIFLLAFFAITVILSSSNNVVGQDCQNDVQGLISQCASYVKKDGPKIKPSPQCCDVIKKADIPCVCKRMTAEIEKTIDMEKVVFVAKTCGKPLAPGSKCGAFNVPPAAYIG